AACCGCCGCGACGGCCGGCCGACGCTGGTGTCGTCGCGGACCGGGTCGAGCTCGAGCACCCAGCCCATGCCGATCAGGTCGTTGCAGACCGCGTGAACGGTCGCGCGGGTGAGCCCGGTCGCCTCGATCAGGCCGGTTCCGGTCATCACTCCCGCGGTCGAGAGCACGCCGAGTAGCTTGCTCGCGTTCACCCGCCGCAGCAGCGGTGGAGTGGCCGCAGATGTCTTCGGCATATCCCTCTTGACCTCCTCGCAGTACCGTGTTCACAATACTACAGATTCTAAATTTAAAGTCTATATAAACCGCACACTCAGAGTGAGGCTCTGTCTTGACTACTCACGCGCAGGAGACGAGCGCTGCCGACTGGTGGCGGCAGGCGGTCGTCTACCAGGTCTACCCGCGCAGCTTCGCCGACTCCGACGGTGACGGCATCGGCGACCTGCAGGGGATCATCAGCCGGGTGCCGTACCTGACGTCGCTCGGTATCGACGCGGTCTGGCTGAGCCCGTTCTACCCCTCGGCCCTGGCCGACGGCGGGTACGACGTGGACGACTACCGCGACGTCGACCCGCGGCTCGGCACGCTCGCCGACTTCGACGAGCTGGTCGGCACGCTGCACGAGCACGGCATCAAGCTGATCGTCGACATCGTGCCGAACCACAGCTCCGACCGGCACGAGTGGTTCAAGGAGGCGCTGGCCGCGCCGAAGCACTCGCCCGAGCGCGACCGGTACATCTTCCGCGAGGGCGACGGCGACCAGCCGCCGTCGGACTGGGACTCGGTCTTCGGTGGGTCGGCGTGGGCGCAGATCCACGACGGCCAGTGGTACCTGCACCTGTTCGCCGCCGAGCAGCCCGACCTCAACTGGGACAACGACGAGGTCCGCGAGGACTTCCTGAAGACGCTGCGGTTCTGGTCCGACCGCGGGGTCGACGGGTTCCGCGTCGACGTCGCGCACGCGCTGAAGAAGGACCTGACCGAGCCGCTGCCGTCGAAGACCACGCTGCCCCGGCAGTCGGAGTCCAACGGCGTGCACCCGCTGTGGGACCGCGACGACGTGCATGACATCTACGTCGAGTGGCGCAAGGTCCTGAACGAGTACGACCCGCCGCGGTCGGCGGTCGCCGAGGCGTTCGTACCGGCCGCGCGTCGCGCGCGGTACGCGAGTGCCGCTGGGCTCGGCCAGGCGTTCAACTTCGACCTGCTGCAGGCCGACTGGGACTTCGACAGGTTCCGCCAGGTGATCAAGGAGAACCTCGCGCTGGCCGACCAGAACGGGTCGTCCTCGACGTGGGTGTTCTCCAACCACGACGTCGTCCGGCACGCCACGCGGTACGGGCTGCCCAAGGATCCTGACGGAGCCTGGCAGGACGGCAAGGCGTGGCTGCTGAGCAACGGCACCGAGCCGACCGTCGACGTCGAGCAGGGCCTGCGCCGCGCGCGGGCCGCCGTACTGCTGATGCTGGCGCTGCCCGGTTCGGCGTACCTGTACCAAGGTGAGGAGCTCGGACTGCAGGAGGTCGGCGAGCTGCCGGCGGCGAACCTGCAGGACCCGGCGTACTTCCGTTCCAAGGGTGCCGAGAAGGGCCGCGACGGCTGCCGCGTCCCGCTGCCCTGGACCGTCGGCGGCCTGTCCTTCGGCTTCGGCTCCGGCGGCTCGCACCTGCTCCAGCCCAAGTGGTTCGGCGGGTACTCGGTCGAGGCGCAGGAGGGCGACCCCGACTCGACCCTCAGCCTGTACCGCAAGGCCCTCGCCGTACGCCGGGGCCTGCAAACCGGCGAAGGCCTCGAATGGGTCGAGGGCGTCGAGTGGGCCCTCCACTTCCGCCGCCCCGGCGGCTGGCAGTCCATCACCAACTTCGGCGCCGCCCCCATCGAACTCCCCGAAGGAGCGGTCGTCCTCTCCAGCGCCCCACTGGAAGGCGAAAAGCTCCCCGCGGACACCACGGCCTGGCTGATCTGAAGGAGCAGCGACCCTCACCAGCCCATCGCTTTGGTGGGCTGGTGAGCACCACCCGCCACCTCCGAGAACCGGTTCCGCGGCCCGGGCGCTCTTGTCTGCCACTCAGCTCACGTGAGCCTGCTCCGCCGGCCGGCCGTGATCCGAAGGACCGGTCGACCTCGGCCGATGGCGGTACCTCTCCTCTCCCCACCCCAACCCCTTGGGGGTGGGGAGAACTCGGTGCGGCAGCACGCATCGCCGCATCCTCGCCTCGCCCGGCGCCGGGATTGTTGCCCGCCCGCCTGCCCGGGCTGCCGAGCCGATTGCGCTGGTCTTGAAAACCGGTATGGCGTCGCCACTCGGTGGTGCGCGTCGGGTGTCGCGGTGCGCGCCCGGCGCCAGGTGAACTGCGGATGCGAGCTTGCGCGATGCGGTAGCCGGCCAGGGCGACACACCGGCGACGTGCACCACTGATCAACCCCGTCCTGTGGACCGGCCGAAGGGTGGATTGAGCGTTCGGCAGCGGACCTTGGTCAGTGGTGCACGTCGGACGCTAGGTGTTGCGGTCGGTGCGCGTGCCGGGTGGGTGCGGTGTGGGCGGACGTGCATCACCTTCTAATCCGTCTCGATGGGCGTGTTGGCGACGGAGTTGAGCGGAGCAGGGGCCTGGTGGTCGGGGTTAGTGAGTGGTGCAGGTCCGGGGAAGCGCTGGCCGGGGCCTGCCTGGCGGGTGGTGCGGGCAGGGTGCGGCAGGATGGGGGCGTGGCGACGCTTGGTGATGTGAAGGCGGTACTGGATCGGTTGTACGACCCGGCGTGGGCGGAGAGTTGGGACGCCGTGGGGTTGGTGACGGGGGATCCGGAGCAGCCGGTGGGGAAGGTGTTGTTCGCCGTCGATCCGATGCGGGCGGTGGTGGACGAGGCGATCGACGGTGGGTTCGACCTGATCGTCAGTCATCATCCGTTGCTGCTGCGGGGAGTGAACAGCGTCGCCACGACGACCCCGAAGGGGCGGGTCGTGCACGACCTGATCCGGAGTGGGACGGCGCTGATCGTCTGTCACACCAATGCGGACAACGCGAATCCTGGGGTCAGTGACGCGCTGGCCAGAGCACTCAGTCTGCAAGACACCCGGCCGCTGAAGGCGATGCCGTCCGAGGCGATGGACAAGCTGGTCGTCTACGTGCCGGTCGACGAGACGCAGGCGATGATCGACGCGCTCGCCGCGGCGGGCGCCGGGCGGATCGGCGACTACGACCGCGCGGCCTGGTCGACCACCGGGGAAGGCACCTTCCGGCCGCAGCGCGGGGCCAACCCGACGATCGGCGAGGTCGGCGCGATCGAGGTCGTCGAGGAGTCCCGCGTCGAGATGATCCTCCCGCGCCACCGGCGGCGGGCAGTGGTCGAGGCGATGCGTTCGACGCACTCGTACGAGGAGCCCGCGTACGACGTACTGGAGCTGGCGTCGACCCCGAGCCAGCGAGGCGGTGGCCGGATCGGGACGCTCGACGAGGCGCTGTCGCTGCGTGAGTTCGCGGCGAGAGTCGGGCGAGGACTGCCGAGGACCGAGCACGGCGTACGGGTCTCGGGTGATCTCGACCGAAGCATCAAGACCGTCGCGGTCTGTGGTGGAGCGGGCGACTCCGAGCTCGACCGGGTCCGCGCGGCCGACGTCGACGCGTACGTCACGGCCGACCTCCGGCACCACCCCGCGACCGAGGCCCGCGCGTACGCCGATGGCCCGGCGCTGGTCGACGTCGCGCACTGGGCCAGCGAGTGGCCGTGGCTGGCCGACGCCGAACGACTCCTGACCGCGGGGTTGGCAGAGCAGGGCAGTACCGTGGACACTCACATCTCGACGCTCCGCACGGATGCCTGGGACCTTCGCCTCCAGCCCGCGGATGCTGACAACTGAACGCATGATCTAAGGAGCCGACCCTGAACGCCGAGCCCGCTGTCCAACGCCGGTTGCTGGACCTGCAGGATCTCGACCTGCAGCTGGATGTGGTCGCGACCAAGCGCAAGGCCCTGCCCGAGCACCAGGCGCTGGTCGACCTGGGGGCCGAGAAGTCGGTCGTCGACCGCGAACTGGTCGGCGCCGACACCGAGGTGTCGGATCTGCGGCGCGAGCAGAAGAAGGCCGACAGCGACGTCGACCAGGTCCGGCAGCGCAAGAACCGCAACCAGCAGCGGATCGACTCCGGCCAGGTCACCTCGCCGAAGGACCTGGAGAACCTGCAGCACGAGATCGGTTCGCTCGACCGCCGGATCTCCGACCTGGAGGACGCCGAGCTCGAGGTGATGGAGAAGCTCGAGGCGGCCGAGGTCGTCCAGGCGGAGCTGCAGGGCCGGGCCGAGGCGTTCGCCGGCCGTCAGGCCGAGCTGGAGGGCACGCGCGACGCCGCGCTCAAGGAGCTCGACGAGCAGCGCGCGACGCTGGGCGACCAGCGGTCGACCGTCGCCGCCGAACTGCCCGACGACCTCGTCACGACGTACCAGAAGCTGCGCGAGCGCAACGGCGGGATCGGCGCCGCGCCGCTGGTCGGCAAGCGCTGCATGGGCTGCCGGATGGAGCTGGCGCCGTCGGACCTGAGCAAGCTCAAGGCGGCCGCGGCGGACGTCGTACAGCGCTGCGAGGAGTGCGGCCGGATCCTGGTTCGGACGGCGGAGAGCGCGGTATGACCTACACGCACGTCATCGTCGAGGCTGACGGTGGGTCCCGGGGCAACCCGGGGCCGGCGTCGTACGGCGCGCTGGTGCGGGACCCGGCCACCGGCGCGGTGATCGCGCAGGCCGGGGTGACGATCGGGGTCGCGACCAACAACGTCGCGGAGTACAGCGGTCTGATCGCCGGGCTGGAACTGGCCGCGGAGTACGCGCCGGACGCCTCGATCGAGGTCCGGATGGACTCCAAGCTGGTGGTCGAGCAGATGGCCGGGCGCTGGAAGGTCAAGCACCCGGACATGAAGCCGCTGGCGATCAAGGCACAGTCGCTGGCGCCGTTCGGGACCGAGTGGACCTGGGTCCCGCGGGCGCAGAACGCCGCCGCCGACGCGCTCGCGAACATGGCGCTCGACGGCAAGCCGGTCCCGCTGAAGCCGGCCGAGAGCTCGGCCGCGCCGGTGGTGACCGAGGTGTCGGAGCTCGGCAAGGCGATGGCCGGCTGGGGTGGCGTTCCGGCCGAGGCGCCGACGCGGCTGATCCTGCTGCGGCACGGCGAGACGGCGCACACGGTGGACAAGCGGTTCTCGGGGTCCGGCGGGGACGACCCGGGGCTGAGCGAGATCGGCCGCCGGCAGGCCGAGGCCGCGGCGCAGTACATCGCCGGGCCGGCAGGCGGCGAGGCCTCGGCCGACGGCGCAGCCGGGCTCGGGCCGATCGACGCGGTGATTTCTTCCCCCATGCTGCGGACCCGGCAGACCGCGGCCGCGGTGGCCGAGCGGCTCGGGCTCGACGTCGAGGTGCGGGACGCGTGGGTCGAGTGCTCGTTCGGCGACTGGGACGGGCACACGTTCGCCGAGGTGCAGGAGAAGTGGCCGGACGCGCTGAACGCCTGGCTCGGTTCGACCACGGTCGCGCCGCCCGGCGGCGAGTCGTTCGACGCGTGCGCGCGGCGGGCGCGGACCGCGCGGGACGCCGTCCTGACGTCGTACCCGGGCAAGACCGTCGTCGTGGTCACCCACGTGACGCCGATCAAGCTGATGGTGCGCGGCGTGCTGCAGGCGCCGATGGCGTCGCTGTTCCGGATGGAGCTGAAGCCCGCGACGGTGACCGAGATCAACTGGTACGCCGACGGCCTGGCCTCGTTGCGCAGCTTCAACGTCGTCCCGCCGCTAGTCTGAAGCTCCCGGCCGCACCGTCGCGGCCGGGCTAGCGAGGACGGAGTGGTCGAGTGCCGTTGCAGAAGGTGCATTTCGCCGAGGACGTGCCCGAGGTGCTCAGGGCCTCGCTGCAGACGATCCGCCGGGAGCTCGAGGTGCCGGCCGAGTTCCCGCCCGAGGTGGTCGCGGCGGCGCTGGCGGCGAAGGACAACCCACGGCTGCCCGACCTGGACCGGACCGACCTCGAGTTCGTCACCATCGACCCGCCGGACTCGATGGACCTCGACCAGGCCCTGCACATCGAACGCGCCGGCGACGGCTACACCGTGCACTACGCGATCGCGGACGTCGCGGCGTTCGTCCAGCCGGGCGACCCGATCGACATCGAGGCGCGCAAGCGCGGCGAGACGCTGTACGCGCCGGACAAGCGCACGCCGCTGCACCCGCCGGAGCTGTCCGAGGGCGCCGCGTCGCTGCTTCCGGACGCCGTACGGCCCGCGCTGCTGTGGACGATCACCGTCGACGCGTCCGGCGAGGGCACCGACGTCGTCTGCGAACGTGCGTTGGTGAAGTCGCGCGCGAAGCTCAACTACGCGGGCGTGCAGAAGGATCTCGATGCCGGGACGGCGTCGGAGTCGCTGCAGCTGCTGCGCGAGGTCGGCAAGCTCCGCGAGCAGCGCGAGCTCGAACGCGGCGGCGTCAACCTGCCGATCCCCGACCAAGAGGTCGTCACGCACGACGGCCAGTGGACGCTGGAGTTCCGCGCGCCGCTGCCGGTCGAGGGGTGGAACGCGCAGATCTCCCTGCTGACCGGGATGGCCGCCGCGCACCTGATGATGTACGGCGAGATCGGGATCCTGCGGACGCTGCCGGAGTCGCACGACGACCTGCGCCGCAAGCTGGAGAACACCGCGAAGGCGCTCGGGATCGAGTGGCCGGTCGGTACGTCGTACGCGGAGTTCATCCACGGGCTCGACCCGTTGGTGCCCGCGCACGCGGCGATGCTTGCCGCGTGCACCGTTCTGTTCCGCGGCGCGGGCTACACCTCCTTCTCCGGCGGGGTTCCGGAGCGGCCCGAGCACGCGGCGATGAAGTCGGAGTACGCGCACGTCACCGCGCCGCTGCGCCGGCTGGTCGACCGCTGGACCGGCGAGATCTGCGTCGCGCTGTGCGCCGACGCGCCGGTGCCGGACTGGGTGCGGGAGTCGATGGACGAGATCCCGAAGATCATGGAGGAGTGCGACCGCAAGGCGCACGCGTACGAGCGCGCGATCGTCTCGATGGTCGAGGCCGGGCTGGTCCACGACCAGGTCGGTCAGACGTTCGACGGGGTGGTCGTCGACGTCGACGAACGCGATCCGAATCGCGGGGTCGTCACCTTGTCGACGCTTGCCGTCGAGGGGAAGGTCAAGAGCTCCTCGCCGCTGCCGCTGGGACAGCCGGTGCAGGTCAAGCTCGTCGAGGCCGACATCACCAAGCGGACGATCGCGTTCGAGCTGGCCTGAGAACGGGTCTAGCGGGTCAGGTGCTGCTCGACCGCGCGCGTGGTGCGGTCGAGGTCGCCGGTGGCGAGCAGGTCGAGCAGCGCGCCCCGGAGCAGTGCCAGTACGGCGGTCCGCCGCGCGCGGGCGTGGTTGCTCGCGGCATCGGGTTGTGATGCCTCGAGCAACTCGAGCCAGTCGTCGACGGTACTGCGCGCGTAGTCGCCCCACGGGCCGTCGGGGGAGACCAGCGAACGGCCGTAGGCCTCGACCCAGAGGTTCATCAACGGACGGCGCTCGGGGGCGGACAGCCAGGTCCACAGTTCGCGGCCGATGACGTCGAGGCCGGGCTGTTCGTCGTACCGGAGTTGTTCGAGCAGGGCCAGCTCGTCGCTGCGTGCCCTCGCGAGCAGCGCGCGGATCAGGCCGTCCTTGCTGCCGAACAGGAACAGCAGCACGCGAGGGCTCGACCCGATCGCGGTCGCCAGCGGGCGCAGCGAGAGGTCGGCGAGGCCGTGGGTGAGCGAGTAGCTGTAGGCGCGCTCGAGCAGTTCCTGCTCCCGCGCGGAAGGGGCTGGCTTCGTCGTCGGCACGCGGCTAGTATCGCCTACTGAAACAGTCGTGTCAGTAGATCGGGTGGTGCAGATGTCCGCAGCAGTGATCCGTCCCGCCGACCAGCCCGGCGATCTCGGCTGGGTGGTCCAGGCCCACGGCGAGCTGTACGCCGCCGAGTACGGCTGGGGCCTGCCCTTCGAGGCCCTGGTCGCCCGCATCGTCGCCGACTACGCCGAGGCGCACGAGCCGG
The Kribbella italica DNA segment above includes these coding regions:
- a CDS encoding glycoside hydrolase family 13 protein: MTTHAQETSAADWWRQAVVYQVYPRSFADSDGDGIGDLQGIISRVPYLTSLGIDAVWLSPFYPSALADGGYDVDDYRDVDPRLGTLADFDELVGTLHEHGIKLIVDIVPNHSSDRHEWFKEALAAPKHSPERDRYIFREGDGDQPPSDWDSVFGGSAWAQIHDGQWYLHLFAAEQPDLNWDNDEVREDFLKTLRFWSDRGVDGFRVDVAHALKKDLTEPLPSKTTLPRQSESNGVHPLWDRDDVHDIYVEWRKVLNEYDPPRSAVAEAFVPAARRARYASAAGLGQAFNFDLLQADWDFDRFRQVIKENLALADQNGSSSTWVFSNHDVVRHATRYGLPKDPDGAWQDGKAWLLSNGTEPTVDVEQGLRRARAAVLLMLALPGSAYLYQGEELGLQEVGELPAANLQDPAYFRSKGAEKGRDGCRVPLPWTVGGLSFGFGSGGSHLLQPKWFGGYSVEAQEGDPDSTLSLYRKALAVRRGLQTGEGLEWVEGVEWALHFRRPGGWQSITNFGAAPIELPEGAVVLSSAPLEGEKLPADTTAWLI
- a CDS encoding RNB domain-containing ribonuclease; this encodes MPLQKVHFAEDVPEVLRASLQTIRRELEVPAEFPPEVVAAALAAKDNPRLPDLDRTDLEFVTIDPPDSMDLDQALHIERAGDGYTVHYAIADVAAFVQPGDPIDIEARKRGETLYAPDKRTPLHPPELSEGAASLLPDAVRPALLWTITVDASGEGTDVVCERALVKSRAKLNYAGVQKDLDAGTASESLQLLREVGKLREQRELERGGVNLPIPDQEVVTHDGQWTLEFRAPLPVEGWNAQISLLTGMAAAHLMMYGEIGILRTLPESHDDLRRKLENTAKALGIEWPVGTSYAEFIHGLDPLVPAHAAMLAACTVLFRGAGYTSFSGGVPERPEHAAMKSEYAHVTAPLRRLVDRWTGEICVALCADAPVPDWVRESMDEIPKIMEECDRKAHAYERAIVSMVEAGLVHDQVGQTFDGVVVDVDERDPNRGVVTLSTLAVEGKVKSSSPLPLGQPVQVKLVEADITKRTIAFELA
- a CDS encoding zinc ribbon domain-containing protein, with translation MLDLQDLDLQLDVVATKRKALPEHQALVDLGAEKSVVDRELVGADTEVSDLRREQKKADSDVDQVRQRKNRNQQRIDSGQVTSPKDLENLQHEIGSLDRRISDLEDAELEVMEKLEAAEVVQAELQGRAEAFAGRQAELEGTRDAALKELDEQRATLGDQRSTVAAELPDDLVTTYQKLRERNGGIGAAPLVGKRCMGCRMELAPSDLSKLKAAAADVVQRCEECGRILVRTAESAV
- a CDS encoding TetR/AcrR family transcriptional regulator is translated as MPTTKPAPSAREQELLERAYSYSLTHGLADLSLRPLATAIGSSPRVLLFLFGSKDGLIRALLARARSDELALLEQLRYDEQPGLDVIGRELWTWLSAPERRPLMNLWVEAYGRSLVSPDGPWGDYARSTVDDWLELLEASQPDAASNHARARRTAVLALLRGALLDLLATGDLDRTTRAVEQHLTR
- a CDS encoding bifunctional RNase H/acid phosphatase is translated as MTYTHVIVEADGGSRGNPGPASYGALVRDPATGAVIAQAGVTIGVATNNVAEYSGLIAGLELAAEYAPDASIEVRMDSKLVVEQMAGRWKVKHPDMKPLAIKAQSLAPFGTEWTWVPRAQNAAADALANMALDGKPVPLKPAESSAAPVVTEVSELGKAMAGWGGVPAEAPTRLILLRHGETAHTVDKRFSGSGGDDPGLSEIGRRQAEAAAQYIAGPAGGEASADGAAGLGPIDAVISSPMLRTRQTAAAVAERLGLDVEVRDAWVECSFGDWDGHTFAEVQEKWPDALNAWLGSTTVAPPGGESFDACARRARTARDAVLTSYPGKTVVVVTHVTPIKLMVRGVLQAPMASLFRMELKPATVTEINWYADGLASLRSFNVVPPLV
- a CDS encoding Nif3-like dinuclear metal center hexameric protein, coding for MATLGDVKAVLDRLYDPAWAESWDAVGLVTGDPEQPVGKVLFAVDPMRAVVDEAIDGGFDLIVSHHPLLLRGVNSVATTTPKGRVVHDLIRSGTALIVCHTNADNANPGVSDALARALSLQDTRPLKAMPSEAMDKLVVYVPVDETQAMIDALAAAGAGRIGDYDRAAWSTTGEGTFRPQRGANPTIGEVGAIEVVEESRVEMILPRHRRRAVVEAMRSTHSYEEPAYDVLELASTPSQRGGGRIGTLDEALSLREFAARVGRGLPRTEHGVRVSGDLDRSIKTVAVCGGAGDSELDRVRAADVDAYVTADLRHHPATEARAYADGPALVDVAHWASEWPWLADAERLLTAGLAEQGSTVDTHISTLRTDAWDLRLQPADADN